Proteins encoded by one window of Planktothrix serta PCC 8927:
- a CDS encoding plasmid replication protein, CyRepA1 family, which translates to MNILTQTGCGASLSLKFQPDFLKESHFSEWQGSGVHQDIIGLNVVSLEGYRPAEYLIYSPKLKRLNAGRVNSSTLRTYQHLEAGGWYCQGLGNWGCFKPDQPRQATDLKTGKIKVVKYEHPPKVATSIFQLSVSWRIGLKIALKHGYGQEYSQRLQAHWRLPFTLSPAHLLKGYDSLLDSLLSQEDIGFWDWVLENNIPITICEGVKKAGALLTAGYVAIGLPGITGGVRVQRDNKGLKLRSFLLPELERFAKVEGRLFYICFDHDQKRTTRIAVNREIQKLGQCFQGRGTRGEGRGENDFPPSSVWVISLPGPDKGVDDFIVNHGEHEFDQLFTEATDLEYWAYRKDYEITYPAIKLNSRYLKLDFPEQGLVCVKSAKGTGKTENLIPLIQESMDIGRKVLVISHRIQLGRSICNRLGLVWVEDRQENPEDSIFGFGLCIDSLHPLSQAKFNPSEWEDAIIILDEVEQIIWHLLNSSTCTEKRAILCRMFTELMQTVLGSEGLIIAQDADLSDYAIDYLIDCAGFKVNPQVYVNEYKHSQQRKVIVYNQSNPSHLVTQLYELVEGRGARGEGREDVSCLSSSPILIALDSQKVKGKFSCINLESQLQESFPELKIIRIDSETVADETHAAFGCMEDINNRIKDYDIIITSPTIGTGVSIDLVNHFQAVFAIFQGAINVKDACQFLARVRDLNVPCHVWAATYGCGQIGNRASNWKSLLVTKNKVFKRNLQILQQIDLSLSIDFDEQLTPEHTKVWAKFAARVNAGLWQFRKTLVRELEAEGHLIELSEFEQTSLECERLQVEPLDSGLEGVKEKLHHLEQSAKTYLEKATETRNVNQSNYAQFIATQFLVSRMKYEQLKSKRQKTKDELALERHYEISYRYGGVEVTPELVLMDMKGDYPKLRLHYYLLHPELVSQRDQQQLQKQLEAGEGKVCLQDIKLLSAQVQVLQLLGIERLFDPDAEFTSESEEIHEFADKVICYSRDMRDYLGISPDSKASPIRIVQDVLRNKIGLSLKCVRQIKLPDGSRQRVYRFECPLSRYDIFDQWLDRDGQLSRSQEGTPQSINNSMDCSVSDVPEQNQPAGEPPELLKRFWTQFWNLFTQPNWKPRLMKLLKIPQALQWVAEELQTQPILEDILKTLEDWLDDADKDHVF; encoded by the coding sequence ATGAATATACTAACACAAACAGGGTGCGGTGCAAGTCTTTCTTTAAAATTCCAACCAGATTTTCTCAAAGAGTCCCATTTCAGCGAATGGCAAGGCTCTGGAGTCCATCAAGATATTATTGGCTTAAACGTTGTTAGTTTAGAAGGATATCGACCCGCCGAGTATTTAATTTATTCGCCAAAACTAAAGCGACTCAACGCCGGAAGAGTCAATAGTTCTACCCTCCGCACCTATCAACACCTGGAAGCTGGGGGCTGGTATTGTCAAGGTCTAGGAAACTGGGGCTGTTTTAAACCTGACCAACCTCGACAGGCTACCGATCTAAAGACGGGAAAAATCAAAGTTGTCAAATACGAACATCCCCCCAAAGTCGCCACCAGCATCTTTCAACTGTCGGTATCTTGGCGTATTGGTCTGAAAATTGCTCTCAAACATGGCTATGGCCAGGAATATTCACAACGGCTACAAGCTCATTGGCGGCTTCCCTTCACTCTTTCCCCGGCGCATTTGCTCAAAGGATACGATAGTTTATTAGATTCCCTACTTTCTCAGGAAGATATCGGGTTTTGGGACTGGGTACTAGAGAATAATATTCCCATTACGATTTGTGAAGGGGTTAAAAAAGCGGGGGCGTTGTTGACGGCGGGTTATGTGGCCATTGGTTTACCGGGTATTACCGGAGGGGTAAGAGTTCAGCGAGATAATAAGGGTTTGAAGCTGCGGAGTTTCCTGCTTCCTGAACTAGAACGCTTTGCTAAAGTTGAGGGACGACTGTTTTATATTTGTTTTGACCATGACCAAAAACGCACCACCCGAATTGCAGTTAATCGAGAAATTCAGAAACTTGGTCAGTGTTTTCAGGGACGAGGGACGAGGGGCGAGGGACGAGGGGAAAATGATTTTCCTCCTTCATCGGTTTGGGTCATCAGTTTACCTGGCCCCGATAAAGGGGTTGATGATTTTATTGTTAATCACGGTGAACATGAATTTGATCAATTATTTACAGAAGCGACGGATTTAGAGTATTGGGCTTATCGCAAAGACTATGAAATTACTTATCCTGCGATTAAACTGAATAGTCGTTATCTCAAATTGGACTTTCCTGAACAAGGATTAGTTTGTGTTAAGTCGGCTAAAGGTACAGGGAAAACTGAGAATTTAATTCCGTTGATTCAAGAATCTATGGATATTGGGCGGAAAGTTTTAGTGATTAGTCATCGGATTCAATTAGGGCGCTCTATTTGTAATCGCTTAGGATTAGTGTGGGTGGAAGATAGACAGGAAAATCCAGAAGATTCTATCTTTGGTTTTGGTTTATGTATTGATAGTTTACATCCTTTGAGTCAAGCTAAGTTTAATCCGTCTGAATGGGAAGATGCTATTATTATTTTAGATGAAGTTGAACAAATTATCTGGCATTTACTTAATAGTTCAACCTGTACAGAAAAACGAGCAATTCTGTGTCGAATGTTTACCGAGTTAATGCAAACGGTTCTCGGTTCTGAGGGATTAATTATTGCTCAAGATGCGGATTTATCGGATTATGCTATTGATTATTTAATAGATTGTGCTGGGTTTAAAGTTAATCCCCAAGTTTATGTTAATGAATATAAGCACAGTCAGCAACGGAAAGTTATTGTTTATAATCAATCAAATCCGTCCCATTTAGTGACTCAATTGTATGAATTAGTTGAGGGACGAGGGGCGAGGGGCGAGGGACGAGAAGATGTTAGTTGTTTATCTTCCTCTCCTATTTTAATTGCTTTGGATAGTCAGAAAGTCAAAGGTAAGTTTTCTTGTATTAATTTGGAAAGTCAACTGCAAGAATCTTTTCCTGAGTTGAAGATTATCAGAATTGATTCGGAAACTGTGGCTGATGAAACTCATGCGGCTTTTGGTTGTATGGAAGATATTAATAATCGAATTAAAGATTATGATATAATTATTACATCTCCGACAATTGGCACGGGAGTTAGTATTGATTTAGTTAATCATTTTCAAGCGGTGTTTGCAATTTTCCAAGGGGCAATTAATGTTAAAGATGCTTGTCAGTTTTTAGCACGGGTTCGAGATTTGAATGTTCCTTGTCATGTCTGGGCGGCGACTTATGGTTGTGGTCAAATTGGTAATCGCGCTAGTAATTGGAAATCTTTATTGGTAACTAAAAATAAGGTTTTTAAACGTAATCTTCAGATTTTACAACAAATTGATTTAAGTTTATCTATAGATTTTGATGAACAATTAACTCCTGAACATACTAAAGTTTGGGCTAAGTTTGCGGCTAGAGTGAATGCAGGTCTATGGCAGTTTAGAAAAACCTTAGTTCGAGAATTAGAAGCGGAAGGGCATCTGATTGAATTGTCTGAGTTTGAGCAAACTTCTTTAGAATGTGAACGTTTACAAGTTGAACCTTTGGATTCGGGTTTGGAAGGGGTTAAGGAGAAACTGCATCATCTTGAACAATCTGCTAAAACTTATTTAGAGAAAGCCACAGAAACTCGGAATGTTAATCAATCTAATTATGCTCAGTTTATTGCTACTCAATTCTTGGTTTCTCGGATGAAATATGAACAACTGAAAAGTAAGCGCCAGAAAACCAAAGATGAATTAGCCTTAGAACGTCATTATGAAATTTCTTATCGTTATGGAGGTGTTGAAGTGACACCGGAATTGGTGTTGATGGATATGAAGGGGGATTATCCGAAGCTACGGTTACATTATTATTTACTGCATCCTGAACTGGTTTCTCAACGAGATCAACAACAGTTACAGAAACAGTTAGAGGCGGGAGAAGGGAAAGTTTGTCTGCAAGATATTAAACTGTTATCGGCACAAGTCCAGGTGTTACAACTGTTGGGAATTGAGCGTTTATTTGACCCGGATGCGGAGTTTACTTCGGAGTCTGAAGAAATTCATGAGTTTGCTGATAAGGTGATTTGCTACAGTCGGGATATGAGGGATTATCTGGGGATTAGTCCTGATAGTAAAGCTTCGCCGATTCGGATTGTTCAGGATGTGTTGAGGAATAAAATCGGTCTATCTCTGAAGTGTGTACGACAGATTAAGTTACCCGACGGCTCCAGACAACGAGTTTATCGCTTTGAATGTCCCCTGTCTCGGTACGATATCTTTGACCAATGGTTAGACCGAGATGGGCAACTCTCCCGTTCACAGGAGGGAACACCGCAGTCTATAAATAATAGTATGGACTGTTCTGTGAGTGATGTTCCTGAGCAGAATCAACCCGCCGGAGAACCACCGGAATTGCTGAAACGGTTTTGGACACAGTTTTGGAATCTGTTTACTCAGCCGAATTGGAAACCCCGACTAATGAAGCTGTTGAAGATTCCCCAGGCGTTGCAATGGGTGGCGGAGGAGTTGCAAACTCAGCCTATTCTGGAGGATATTCTCAAAACCCTTGAGGATTGGTTAGATGATGCTGATAAGGATCATGTCTTTTAG
- a CDS encoding ASCH domain-containing protein, with translation MKALTIHQPWASLLVWKKKQFETRDWQRSYRGLIAIHAGKEPLSPLEDYYDILWELRNDSISFDEPYFNSTFGKIIAIATLKDIHLMTKELIKKQSHLERVSGYWEPGRYAWEFTNIKPLPKPIPVRGLPGLWNVSDEIQQQISQQLKLN, from the coding sequence ATGAAAGCTCTAACCATTCATCAACCTTGGGCTAGTCTCTTAGTTTGGAAAAAGAAACAGTTTGAAACCCGTGATTGGCAACGAAGTTATCGAGGATTAATAGCGATTCATGCCGGAAAAGAACCTCTGAGTCCCTTAGAAGATTATTATGATATTCTTTGGGAATTGAGAAACGATTCAATAAGTTTTGATGAACCTTATTTCAATTCAACCTTCGGGAAAATCATTGCCATTGCTACATTGAAAGATATTCATTTGATGACAAAAGAACTGATTAAGAAACAATCACATCTTGAGCGAGTGTCTGGGTATTGGGAACCTGGACGTTATGCTTGGGAATTCACGAATATTAAGCCACTACCTAAACCGATTCCTGTTCGGGGTCTACCTGGATTATGGAATGTTTCTGATGAAATTCAACAGCAAATTAGTCAGCAATTAAAATTAAATTAA
- a CDS encoding helix-turn-helix domain-containing protein — MSTFGKILADGRRNLGLSQKEFAQLLQQHSVNIDYKHLAKIENNRLDIKAPIYDNLIDAVTEILELDIDELKRIRSLTEIEELDGSGAMFPVYWKD; from the coding sequence ATGTCAACCTTCGGAAAAATCCTCGCAGATGGCAGAAGAAACTTAGGTTTATCTCAAAAAGAATTTGCTCAACTTCTGCAACAACATTCTGTCAATATCGATTACAAACATCTAGCCAAAATTGAAAACAATCGTCTTGACATCAAAGCCCCTATTTATGATAATTTAATTGATGCTGTTACTGAAATTCTTGAATTAGATATCGATGAGTTAAAACGAATTCGTTCGTTAACAGAAATTGAAGAATTAGATGGGAGTGGGGCAATGTTTCCGGTGTATTGGAAGGATTGA
- a CDS encoding DUF6876 family protein yields the protein MNTITLSDLSQFTGTETWHRHFTGLLYTDGIQYLSEQAEAQWLIDAIASYQHQLKRDEYLADFQLWVLSVVGEGERKYPFILPEDNYQAVLTCWPDTPKEGVKPAVIQQIEYTKFPLIEIKFYVSGGVLLLPSEN from the coding sequence ATGAACACTATCACTTTATCAGATCTCTCTCAATTCACAGGAACTGAAACTTGGCATCGTCACTTTACGGGATTACTTTACACTGATGGTATTCAATATTTATCAGAACAAGCTGAAGCGCAGTGGTTGATTGATGCGATCGCTTCTTATCAACATCAACTAAAACGGGATGAATACCTAGCTGATTTTCAACTTTGGGTGCTGTCTGTTGTTGGAGAAGGAGAACGAAAATATCCATTTATTTTGCCTGAAGACAACTATCAAGCGGTGCTAACGTGCTGGCCAGATACACCAAAAGAAGGTGTAAAACCTGCTGTAATTCAACAGATTGAATACACGAAATTTCCTTTGATTGAAATCAAATTTTATGTTAGTGGCGGTGTACTGCTATTACCCTCGGAAAACTAA
- a CDS encoding Uma2 family endonuclease, whose product MTYTPPKLLSFEEFIAQYGDNTRYELIDGELRDMEPTGPHEAVAGNIAGRIYVEIFRANLNWLIPKTCLIKPLNASATALRPDVIVLDQEELNQEPLWQKEPVICNGSTIKLVAEVVSTNWQDDYARKVEEYAFLNIPEYWIVDFRGLGGMQFIGNPKKPTFTICQLVNGVYQQKQYRLGDPIFSPLLPNLQLRLDNLMPT is encoded by the coding sequence ATGACCTACACCCCACCCAAACTACTGAGCTTCGAGGAGTTTATCGCCCAATACGGAGATAATACACGCTATGAACTGATTGATGGAGAACTCAGAGACATGGAACCTACTGGCCCTCACGAAGCCGTTGCTGGGAATATTGCGGGTAGAATTTATGTCGAAATTTTTCGTGCGAATTTAAACTGGTTGATTCCAAAAACTTGTTTGATTAAACCTCTGAATGCTTCAGCTACAGCCCTGCGACCTGATGTGATAGTTTTAGATCAAGAAGAACTGAATCAAGAACCCCTTTGGCAAAAAGAACCCGTTATTTGTAACGGAAGCACCATCAAGCTTGTTGCTGAAGTGGTCAGCACCAATTGGCAAGATGATTATGCACGGAAAGTGGAAGAATATGCTTTTTTAAATATTCCTGAATACTGGATTGTGGATTTTCGGGGTTTGGGGGGAATGCAATTTATCGGCAATCCCAAAAAACCAACTTTTACTATCTGTCAGTTAGTGAATGGGGTTTACCAGCAGAAACAATATCGCTTAGGAGATCCTATTTTTTCTCCTCTATTGCCCAATTTACAACTGAGGCTTGATAATCTTATGCCGACCTGA